The following proteins come from a genomic window of Maribacter sp. HTCC2170:
- the metF gene encoding methylenetetrahydrofolate reductase [NAD(P)H] — MKITDHILNAKGKTLFSFEIVPPVKGKNIQELYNNIDPLMEFKPPFIDVTTSREEYVYINKSGLLDKKLTRRRPGTVGICASIQHKYKVDTVPHILCGGFTKEETEYVLVDCHYLGIQNVMALRGDARSEQKYFEATKGGHAFASELVGQIQNLNCGKYLHEEIESDNCADFCIGVAGYPEKHLEAPSLQSDLKRLKEKVDAGADYVVTQMFFDNQKYFEFVDAAKEIGINVPIIPGIKPIAVKRHLQLLPQVFRIDLPQDLIDAVDDCKDNKAVRQVGVDWAIQQSKELKAAGVPVLHYYSMGKSDNIHAIAKGVF; from the coding sequence ATGAAGATTACAGATCACATATTAAATGCCAAAGGGAAAACATTGTTTTCTTTTGAGATAGTTCCTCCAGTAAAAGGGAAAAACATTCAAGAATTGTATAATAACATTGATCCGTTAATGGAGTTTAAACCTCCGTTTATTGATGTGACTACGTCCCGAGAAGAATATGTTTACATTAACAAATCTGGGCTGTTAGATAAAAAATTGACACGAAGACGTCCCGGTACTGTGGGGATATGTGCTTCTATTCAACATAAATATAAAGTAGATACGGTGCCGCATATTTTATGTGGAGGTTTTACCAAAGAGGAAACGGAATATGTACTTGTTGATTGTCATTATTTAGGAATTCAGAATGTCATGGCCTTGCGCGGTGATGCACGTAGCGAACAGAAATACTTTGAAGCCACAAAAGGCGGTCATGCTTTTGCCAGTGAATTGGTTGGGCAGATACAAAATTTAAATTGTGGTAAGTACTTGCATGAAGAGATAGAATCTGACAATTGTGCCGATTTCTGTATTGGGGTTGCCGGTTATCCAGAAAAACATTTGGAGGCACCATCACTGCAATCAGATTTAAAACGATTAAAAGAAAAAGTTGATGCAGGGGCGGACTATGTGGTGACTCAAATGTTCTTTGACAATCAAAAATATTTTGAATTTGTTGATGCGGCAAAAGAAATAGGTATCAATGTTCCAATTATTCCGGGTATAAAACCTATCGCGGTAAAAAGACATTTGCAACTGTTGCCTCAAGTATTTCGTATAGATTTGCCTCAGGATTTGATAGATGCTGTTGATGATTGTAAAGACAACAAGGCGGTTCGTCAAGTAGGTGTGGATTGGGCAATACAGCAGTCTAAAGAGTTAAAAGCTGCTGGTGTTCCTGTATTGCACTATTACTCAATGGGCAAATCGGATAATATCCATGCAATTGCAAAAGGTGTATTCTAG